Genomic window (Halococcus agarilyticus):
CGCCCAGCACCGCGGCAACGTCGGCTTCAGCTACAACATCGGTGTGGGCAACGAGACCGACCTCCAGTTCGGCGAGTACCTCGACTTCCTCGCGACCGACGAGAACACCGACGGCGTGACGATCTACACCGAGGGGATGGAGGACGGCCGATCGTTTCTCGAAACTGCCCAGCGCGTCTCGTCGGAGACCCCCATCGTCGCGTTCAAGGCGGGCCAGACGTCGGCGGGAAAGGAGTCCGCGGCGTCACACAGCGCGTCGCTCGCGGGCGACATCGACGTGGTCGACGCGGCGTATCGCCAGGCAGGCGTGACCCGAGTCGAGAGCCTCGATCGCGTGGTCCCCGTGGCGTCGGCGCTCACTCAGTCGCCGACCCCCGACGGCCCGAACGTCGCGGTGCTCACCGACGGCGGCGGTCACGGTACGGTCGCATCGGACGTGCTCACCGAAGCGGGCCTCACACTCCCGGAGCTCACCAAGGAGACTCGGGCCGAGCTGGCGGAGCTGTTCCCCATCTCACCGAACCTCGCCAATCCCGTGGACGTGATGGGGCAGTCCTCACACATCGACATGTGGGCGGCGGCCCCCGAGATCATCCTCGACGACCCGAACGTCGACATGCTGTTGATAACCGGCGCGTACGGTGGCTACGAGGAACACTGGACCGGCCACGAGACCGAAGCCGAACCGGACGAGGAGCCGCGTGCGGCCGATCGCATCGTGAACGCCAGAGACGAGACCGGAAAGCCGGTCGTGATCCACAGCCTCTTCGCCGAGCTGGGGTCGGCAGCGTTCCGACGACTCCGCGCTGGCGGCGTCCCGGTCCACGATGCCGTCACCGACGCGGCGGCGTGTCTCGACGCGCTCGCGGCGTACGGACGGCACTGCCGCCACGCCGACGAGAAGTCCGACTTCGCTCTCCCCGCGCGCGACGAGAACCGGAGCCGTATCGTCGACGGCTCGCGGCTCGCCGAACACGACGCGAAACGCCTTCTCGCGGAGTACGGTGCGCCGGTCGCGCCGTTCGAACTGGCCGCGAATCCCGAGGAGGCAGTCGACGCCGCCGCGGGGTTCGACGGCCCGGTCGCCATGAAGATCGCCTCGTCCGACATCGTTCACAAGACCGAGGCCGGCGGCGTGGAGCTCGACATCGCCAGCGAGGACGCGATCCGAGCGGCGTTCGAGGCGATCATGGACAGCGTCGCGGCGTACGACCCGTCGGCCGAAATCGACGGCGTCCTGGTCTCGCCGATGGTCGACGACGGCGTCGAGCTGATCGTCGGCGTCGTCGAGGACCCGGAGGTCGGCCCGGTCGTGACCTGCGGCATCGGCGGCGTGCTCGTCGAGGCCATCGACGACGTGGCGTTCCGCGCGCTCCCGCTCACGGCGTACGACGCCCGAGAGATGATCGACGAGATCGAGGCCCAAGCCCTCCTCGATGGCCCGCGCGACCGGCCGGCGGTCGACCGCGACGCGCTCGCCGACCTTCTGTGTACTGTCTCCGACCTCGTGATCGAGAACCCCGCGATCGACGAACTCGACCTCAACCCCGTCGTCGCCACCGACGACGGACTCTCGATTCTGGATGCAGCAGTCGAACTCGACTGAGTTCGTGGCGACTCACGCACGCGGCGAATAGCAACGGAAAACGGCGTCGACGCGCGACGACCGTGTCAGTTCGGTGACGAACCCTCGCTCACTCGTCGGCGATGGCCCGGAACGCGTCTTCGGCGATCTCGATCGCCTCGTCGATCTGTTCTTCCGTATTGGAGTAGGCGGTGAAGAAGCGCTCGTACTGGTCGTCGTTGCCGAACAGTGCGCCGTTCGCCGCGGCCTCGAACCACCAGTCGGCGAAGCGGTCGGCGTCGGCCTCCCACGTCTCGCGCTGGGTCTCGGGGACCTCGTCCATCATGAACACCGTCCCCATCGAGCCGATGTGCTGGACCGCGGCGTCGACGCCGGCCTCGTCGGCGGCCTCTTCGAGCCCGGTGAACAGTCGGTCGGCGAGCGGCTCGATGTGGTCGTACACCGGTTCCCCGTCGAGCAGTTCGAGGGTCGCGAGGCCCGCCGCGCACGACACCGGATGGCCGTTGTAGGTCCCGCCGTGGAACGCCGACTCGCGCCACGCGGCCTCGGGATCGTCCGCCGGGGGCTCGATCTCGCGCATGATCTCCTCGCGGCCGCCGAACGCGCCGAGCTGGTAGCCGCCGCCCGCGACCTTCGCGAGCGTCGTCATGTCGGGCGTGACGCCGAACCGGCCCTGGGCGCTCTCCGGCCCGAGCCGGAACCCCGTCATGACCTCGTCCCAGAGCAACACGATGTCGAGCTCCGCGGTGAGTTCGCGGAGGAACTCGTGGTAGCCGTCGGCGGGCGGCAGGACGCCACACGACGCGAGCACGGGTTCGATGACGACGCAGGCGAGGTCGTCGGCGTGCTCGCGAAGGATCTCTTCGGTGGCCTCGCGGTCGTTGAACGGGAACGCCACGACGGTCTCGGCCACCTCGTCGGGGATCCCAGTCCCATAGGGCACGGTGTTCGGACGCTCTTCCGGCCCGAGTGCCTCGACGGAGGCGGAAACCGACTGGAGCGCGTAGTCGTGCGCGCCCGCGTACCCGCCCTCGGGTTTGGCGATCATCGACTTGCCAGTATAGGAGCGCGCGACCCGGATCGCGTGCATCGTGGCCTCGGACCCGCTGTTCGCGAGCCGGACCGTCTCGATGCTGGGCGTCATGTCCCGGATCTGCTCCATCACGTCGATCGCCACGGTCTGGGGCAGCGCGGAGATGTCGCCACACTTCTCGACCTGGGCTTTGACCTGCTCGACGACCGCCGGGTGGTTGTGGCCGAGGATTCCGGGCCCCAGCCCCATCAGGAAGTCGAGATACTCGTTGCCGTCGATGTCGGTGACGTACGACCCCTCGGCCTCGCCGAGGTAGAACGGATAGGGGTCCATCGACCGGACGTTCGACTCCACACCGAGCGGCGTCACCTCGCGGGCGCGCTCGTGGTACGACTCGCTTTCCGGCGTCTGCTCGCGCAACCGCTGGAAGTGGCTGTCTGAGTCTTGCAGACTCATGAGCGGACCCAATCGGTGGGAGGTAATAAGCGTATTTACCCGCTCGCTGTCATCACGATCCCGGCACGACGATCGGGACAGCCACCATTCGCTTCGGTCGATCGGTACCGACCCCTCGGCAGGGGTAGTTACAAGTACCGACTGGTCATAGAGCGAGCGAACGGGACGAAGCAATGTCACCACAGCCGATTCAGCCATGACAGCACCCACGACCGCCGCCGAGATGGAAGAGCGGATCGAGACCGCCGGGATCGAGCACGTCCTCACCGAGTTCGCCGACCTCAACGGGATCTCGCGCTCGAAACAGTTCGCCGCCGAGCAGTTCCTCGAAACCTGGAGTGAGGGCCCGAGCATGAACCTCGCCGTGCTCGGCCAGACGCCAGGCAACGAGATGCCCGTCGGATCGGGGCTCGCGGCGGCGGTCGACTACGCCGACGCCACGCTCCGACCGGACCCGACGACGTTCCGCGTGCTGCCGTGGCGCGAGAACACCGCCCGCGTGCTCTGCGATCTGGCGTTCGACGGCGAGCCCGTGGCGGCCGCGCCGCGGGACGCCCTCCGACGGGTCCTCGACGACCACGAGTTCGGGTTCGAGTTCGGCGTCGGCAGCGAGCTCGAGTTCTACCTGCTGGAGGACACCGACGCGGGCTACGAGCCGGTCACGGATGGCCCCCACGAGTACGTCTCGTGGGCGACCGAGGAAATCACGCCGTTCTACGAGCGCCTGGCGGCGTGGGCGCGCGAGTACGGTATCCCATTGGATTCGCTCCAGCACGAACACGGGCCCGGCCAGTTCGAGATCCTCTTCGAGCACGGCGCACCGCTCGACCAGGCCGACCGGACGTTCGACTTCGAGAGGGTCGTCGAGCGAACCGCGCGGGCCGCCGATCGGTACGCCACGTTCATGGCGAAACCGTTCGCCGACCACTCCGGCAGCGGCTATCATCTCCACGTGAGCGCGTTCGACGGCGGCGAGAACGTCTTCGCCGACGGCGACGGCGGCCTCTCCGAGCGGGGACGCCAGTTCGTCGGCGGGCTCCTCGAACACGCTGCCGGGCTGACAGCTATCGGCACGCCGACGATGAACGGGTTCAAGCGCTACGATCCGGAGGGGTTCGTCCCGACCACCGCCTCGTGGGGCCGGGACAACCGCCGCGTCGCCGTCCGGCTCCCGAACGGGACGCCCCGCGTGGAGACGAGGATCGGGAGCGCGGACGCCAACCCCTACCTCGTGATCGCCGCGACACTGGTGGCGGGGCTCCACGGGCTTCGCGACGAAATCGATCCGGGCGAGGCGGTCGAGGGCAATCCATCGGGCCGGCGGCCGCGGCTGCCGCGCACCCAGGGCGAGGCGCTCGCCGCGCTCGAAGCCGACGACGAGCTCGTCGACGCACTCGGGGCGGAGCTCGTCCGGGCGTACGTCGCGTCGAAGCGCCGCGACCGCGCCGCGTTCGACGAGACGGTGACCGACTGGGAGCGCGAGCGGTACGTCCCCACGCTCTGAGCACGACGCCGTATCGTTTCTCCCGGCTGTGCTCGGACTGCCGTGATCGCCTTGCTCACTCCGTCGCGCTGATGCTCCGAAACTCGAAGTCGGGTGATCGGGACTCGAACCGATTCACCCGGAATGGATCGAGCGGGAACGGCGCGTCGGCGTCGGTGACGAGCGAGCGGACCGCGGTCGCGGTCACGGGAGCGGTCATCACCCCGCGGCCGTGGAAGCCGGTGGCGACCACGAGGCCGTCGGGAGCGTCGGCCGGCGCGTCGATCACAGGTATAGTGTCGGGCGTCGCGGCGTCGACGCCCGCCCAGCCGTCGACGAAGCCTGCCCCGTCCATCCCCTCGAAGATCCGCGGGACGACCCGCGCGACGTGATCGCGGAACCCCTCGTCCTCGGAGCGACTCGCCGCTGCGGGCTCCTCGACGGCGAACGACCACCCGCCGACGAGGAGGTCGCCGTTCCGTTCGGGTCGCCAGTAGACGTGCTCCTCGGGGAGCGACCCCATCGGGAGATCCGAGACGTCCTCGCCGGGATCGAGCACGAGACACTGGGTGCGGTACGGCCGGATCGGGAGTTCGACGATTCCGTCGAGCAGCCGCGGCGTCCACCAGCCCGCCGCGACGACCACCGTCGGCGCGCGGAACGTCGTGTCCGGCGTCTCGACGCCGACGACCTCACCCCCCTCGACGAGGAGGTCGGTCACGGGCGTCTCGGTGTGAACGGTGGCTCCGCGGGCCTCCGCGTCGTCCTGAAGCGTCGCGGCGAAGGTGAACGGGTCGAGCCAGCCGTGGCCTGGCGCGGCGTCGTACTCGACCCCGCCGGCGAATCCGTCCGCGTTCAGCCGCCGGTATCGCTCGCGGAGCTCCGCCGGCGTGCGAAAGGTGCCGGCGTGACCGTCGCCGGCGGCGTTCGCCTCGCGGTGGATTTCGACAGCCGCGTCCGACGGGACGAGCCGGACGTACTCCCGGCGCTCGTAGGCGAACTGTCCGGTCCCGTCGTACGACTCGAAGAAGGCCGCCGCGTGGTCGCTGATCGCGGGCTCCTCGGGGTAGGTCGCACGGAGCCCGATGAGGCCCGCCGCGAGCCCCGACGCCTCGGCGGCGACCTGGCCCTTCTCGATCACGGCGACGTCGTGGTCGGCGGCGAGATCGCGTGCGATCGCGATCCCCGCGACCCCGCCACCGACGACGATCACGTCCGCTGTCTGGGTCTGCTCGGCCGACATGGTCGTTCCGTTCGTTCGATGGTGGGGGCCTTAACTGGATCGGCGGGCGGCCGCTCGTCAGTCGTTTTTGTAGTTCATCATGACGGCCTTCACCTGGGTCATCGATTCGAGATGCCACTTGCTACCGTAGCGGCCGCCGGAGCCGCTCTCGCCGTACCCGCCGAACGGCAGCAGGCGCTCCCAGTAGTTGTTGGTCTCGTTGACGAACACGCCGCCCGCCTGCAGCCTGTTCGCGGCGTCGTGGGCGCGTTCGAGCGAGTCGGTGAAGATCGCAGCCTGGAGCCCGTAGCGCGATCGGTTGGCGATCTCGATGGCGTCGTCGTACCCTTCGGCCCGGATGACGGGCGTGACGGGCCCGAACGTCTCCTCGCGAGCGATGTCCATGCGCTCGGTCACGTCGTCGAGCACGGCGGGGGTGTAGTAGCGCCCGTCGGTGTCGCCGCCGGTTCTGAGCGTCGCGCCCGCCTCGACCGCGCTCTCGACGTGCTCGACGGCCGTTCGCTGGATGCGCTCGCTGACCATCGGTCCGATCTCGGTCGCCTCGTCGAGCGGGTCGCCAACCTGGAGCGCCTCGGTCTTCTCGGTGATCGCCTCCACGAGCTCGTCGTGGACGCCCTCGGTGGTGATGA
Coding sequences:
- a CDS encoding aspartate aminotransferase family protein codes for the protein MSLQDSDSHFQRLREQTPESESYHERAREVTPLGVESNVRSMDPYPFYLGEAEGSYVTDIDGNEYLDFLMGLGPGILGHNHPAVVEQVKAQVEKCGDISALPQTVAIDVMEQIRDMTPSIETVRLANSGSEATMHAIRVARSYTGKSMIAKPEGGYAGAHDYALQSVSASVEALGPEERPNTVPYGTGIPDEVAETVVAFPFNDREATEEILREHADDLACVVIEPVLASCGVLPPADGYHEFLRELTAELDIVLLWDEVMTGFRLGPESAQGRFGVTPDMTTLAKVAGGGYQLGAFGGREEIMREIEPPADDPEAAWRESAFHGGTYNGHPVSCAAGLATLELLDGEPVYDHIEPLADRLFTGLEEAADEAGVDAAVQHIGSMGTVFMMDEVPETQRETWEADADRFADWWFEAAANGALFGNDDQYERFFTAYSNTEEQIDEAIEIAEDAFRAIADE
- a CDS encoding NAD(P)/FAD-dependent oxidoreductase yields the protein MSAEQTQTADVIVVGGGVAGIAIARDLAADHDVAVIEKGQVAAEASGLAAGLIGLRATYPEEPAISDHAAAFFESYDGTGQFAYERREYVRLVPSDAAVEIHREANAAGDGHAGTFRTPAELRERYRRLNADGFAGGVEYDAAPGHGWLDPFTFAATLQDDAEARGATVHTETPVTDLLVEGGEVVGVETPDTTFRAPTVVVAAGWWTPRLLDGIVELPIRPYRTQCLVLDPGEDVSDLPMGSLPEEHVYWRPERNGDLLVGGWSFAVEEPAAASRSEDEGFRDHVARVVPRIFEGMDGAGFVDGWAGVDAATPDTIPVIDAPADAPDGLVVATGFHGRGVMTAPVTATAVRSLVTDADAPFPLDPFRVNRFESRSPDFEFRSISATE
- a CDS encoding acetate--CoA ligase family protein, producing the protein MSEQLQRLFNPESVAVVGASTNPEKRGYRTIEDLDEWGYDGEVYPVNPRYDEIRGHETYASVADVPGGVDLVFVAIPAPYVPKVIRESGAAGAAGAVVNTAGFDEVGEDDLAADLAAAAREAGVRIVGPNIQGIDAVHQQLHLLGSYRTTPGGLGLLTQSGNMGVDLSVDAQHRGNVGFSYNIGVGNETDLQFGEYLDFLATDENTDGVTIYTEGMEDGRSFLETAQRVSSETPIVAFKAGQTSAGKESAASHSASLAGDIDVVDAAYRQAGVTRVESLDRVVPVASALTQSPTPDGPNVAVLTDGGGHGTVASDVLTEAGLTLPELTKETRAELAELFPISPNLANPVDVMGQSSHIDMWAAAPEIILDDPNVDMLLITGAYGGYEEHWTGHETEAEPDEEPRAADRIVNARDETGKPVVIHSLFAELGSAAFRRLRAGGVPVHDAVTDAAACLDALAAYGRHCRHADEKSDFALPARDENRSRIVDGSRLAEHDAKRLLAEYGAPVAPFELAANPEEAVDAAAGFDGPVAMKIASSDIVHKTEAGGVELDIASEDAIRAAFEAIMDSVAAYDPSAEIDGVLVSPMVDDGVELIVGVVEDPEVGPVVTCGIGGVLVEAIDDVAFRALPLTAYDAREMIDEIEAQALLDGPRDRPAVDRDALADLLCTVSDLVIENPAIDELDLNPVVATDDGLSILDAAVELD
- a CDS encoding glutamine synthetase family protein; translation: MTAPTTAAEMEERIETAGIEHVLTEFADLNGISRSKQFAAEQFLETWSEGPSMNLAVLGQTPGNEMPVGSGLAAAVDYADATLRPDPTTFRVLPWRENTARVLCDLAFDGEPVAAAPRDALRRVLDDHEFGFEFGVGSELEFYLLEDTDAGYEPVTDGPHEYVSWATEEITPFYERLAAWAREYGIPLDSLQHEHGPGQFEILFEHGAPLDQADRTFDFERVVERTARAADRYATFMAKPFADHSGSGYHLHVSAFDGGENVFADGDGGLSERGRQFVGGLLEHAAGLTAIGTPTMNGFKRYDPEGFVPTTASWGRDNRRVAVRLPNGTPRVETRIGSADANPYLVIAATLVAGLHGLRDEIDPGEAVEGNPSGRRPRLPRTQGEALAALEADDELVDALGAELVRAYVASKRRDRAAFDETVTDWERERYVPTL